The following proteins are encoded in a genomic region of uncultured Vibrio sp.:
- the tyrR gene encoding transcriptional regulator TyrR — protein MRLEVLCEDRLGLTRELLDILASKNIDLRGIEIDIIGIIYLNCPDIDFDTFSELMAEIRRISGVKDVRKIQFMPMERHNTELLSLVDNLPDPVFAIDLKGAVDMANMSALSLLGLHKQEVIGTQIGTLLPSMRFSRWSEGVNARTRENLVIDGLDYILELMPVYIKDEAQNSTLASTLITIRSSQQVSRIEEAVPLHNPLGFEHFVGLSNRHKALMNQAKKLSVLDQPLLIEGETGTGKEMLAKACHSRSSRASKPFLVLSCASMPDDVAETELFGHAPGSFNHEQGHKGIFEQANGGTVFLDEIGEMSSHLQIKLLRFLQDGNFRRVGAEDEMHVDVRIIASTKHNLAELSEAGMFREDLYYRLNVLTLNIPPLRKRSNDVAPLLDLFVTKHAQQLGIDKPDFDADLVDGLANYQWPGNMRQLDNMVLRALTEMDGHLLKVEHFNLPQPQSVGGGSATLNLDGSLDEIMRDYESQILERLYQSFPSSRKLAKRLNVSHTSIANKLRDYGIRKN, from the coding sequence GTGCGTCTTGAAGTCTTATGTGAAGATAGACTCGGTCTTACCCGAGAACTGCTCGATATTTTAGCGTCTAAGAATATCGATTTACGCGGTATTGAAATTGATATCATCGGCATCATTTACTTAAACTGCCCAGATATCGATTTCGATACCTTTAGTGAATTAATGGCCGAAATTCGTCGTATTTCGGGGGTTAAAGACGTACGAAAAATCCAATTTATGCCAATGGAGCGCCACAATACCGAGCTCCTTTCGCTGGTGGATAATCTGCCCGATCCTGTTTTTGCTATCGACCTTAAAGGTGCGGTAGATATGGCCAACATGTCCGCATTGTCGCTGTTAGGCTTGCATAAGCAAGAGGTGATTGGTACCCAAATTGGCACTTTATTGCCGAGCATGCGTTTTTCTCGCTGGTCTGAAGGTGTCAATGCAAGAACTCGTGAAAACCTGGTGATTGATGGCTTGGATTATATTCTCGAGCTGATGCCAGTTTACATCAAAGATGAAGCACAGAACTCAACACTCGCGAGCACATTGATCACGATTCGTTCCAGTCAGCAAGTATCGAGGATTGAAGAAGCGGTGCCGCTGCATAATCCGCTTGGTTTTGAACACTTTGTCGGTTTATCTAACCGTCATAAGGCATTGATGAATCAAGCCAAGAAACTGTCTGTTCTAGATCAACCTTTACTGATTGAAGGTGAAACCGGCACTGGCAAAGAAATGCTGGCAAAAGCGTGTCACAGCCGATCAAGCCGTGCGAGTAAACCATTCTTGGTACTCAGCTGCGCATCAATGCCAGATGACGTGGCTGAAACTGAACTGTTTGGCCATGCGCCAGGCTCATTCAATCACGAGCAAGGGCACAAAGGCATTTTTGAACAAGCGAATGGCGGTACCGTATTCTTAGACGAAATTGGCGAGATGAGCTCACACTTGCAAATCAAGCTACTGCGTTTTCTTCAGGATGGTAATTTCCGTCGAGTGGGCGCAGAGGATGAAATGCACGTTGACGTGCGGATTATCGCGTCCACTAAACACAACCTTGCTGAACTGTCAGAAGCGGGTATGTTCCGTGAAGATTTGTACTATCGTCTAAACGTACTGACGTTGAACATCCCCCCTTTACGCAAGCGTTCTAATGATGTGGCTCCACTGTTAGATCTGTTTGTGACTAAGCATGCACAGCAATTAGGTATTGATAAGCCGGACTTCGACGCGGATTTGGTTGATGGATTAGCCAATTATCAATGGCCAGGAAACATGCGTCAGCTCGATAATATGGTTTTACGCGCGTTAACCGAGATGGATGGTCATTTATTGAAAGTTGAGCACTTTAATTTGCCACAACCTCAATCGGTTGGTGGCGGCAGTGCGACGCTCAACCTGGATGGCTCTTTGGATGAGATCATGCGTGATTACGAGTCTCAGATCCTTGAGCGTTTGTATCAATCATTCCCATCAAGCCGCAAGTTGGCGAAGCGTTTGAATGTGTCGCATACATCAATTGCCAATAAACTGCGTGATTATGGGATTCGTAAGAACTGA
- the rimJ gene encoding ribosomal protein S5-alanine N-acetyltransferase — translation MEDKSSSVAVHKLDGDLLLRTAEIADADMIAEYFQVNREYLKPFEPTREETFFTVNGWLQKLIKLNELHRQGLGYYCLLIDIEKQRMLGTISFSGLVRFPFHSCSVGYSLAQTAQGNGYMRRGLKMACDYMFDVQNMHRIQAGYMPHNKRSEAVLEHVGFSKEGYAKDYLLIDGEWQDHILTSLTKLNWQPKAR, via the coding sequence ATGGAAGATAAAAGCTCGTCTGTCGCCGTTCATAAGTTGGACGGAGACTTACTTCTGCGCACAGCTGAAATCGCTGACGCAGATATGATCGCTGAGTATTTTCAAGTGAACCGAGAGTACTTGAAACCGTTTGAGCCAACCCGTGAAGAGACATTCTTTACCGTCAATGGCTGGCTGCAGAAACTAATTAAACTAAACGAACTCCACCGTCAGGGTCTTGGCTATTATTGCCTTCTTATCGACATAGAGAAACAACGCATGTTGGGAACCATTTCCTTCAGTGGTTTGGTGCGCTTTCCGTTCCATTCGTGCAGTGTTGGTTACTCTCTCGCCCAAACGGCGCAGGGTAACGGATACATGCGTCGTGGTCTTAAAATGGCTTGTGATTACATGTTCGATGTGCAAAATATGCATCGAATTCAGGCCGGATACATGCCGCATAACAAACGCAGTGAAGCAGTGCTGGAGCACGTTGGATTTAGTAAAGAAGGCTATGCGAAGGACTACCTTCTGATAGATGGAGAGTGGCAAGACCATATCTTAACCTCACTGACTAAACTTAATTGGCAACCAAAGGCTCGCTAA
- a CDS encoding HD domain-containing protein produces MDRLEKQLKLLIELDQLKSVLRRTRVKSGECRLENSAEHSWHVALMAVLMEEHANFPVDIGRVMKMLLIHDVVEIDAGDTFVYDTVASKEQAEKEIKAAERLFGMLPSEQGKELLALWHEFEAARTDDAKYAKALDRLIPMLLNYHNSGQSWQEHGVTREQALTINKRIEFGSVTLWDKAKEMIEDATDKGWLKS; encoded by the coding sequence ATGGACAGATTAGAAAAACAGCTAAAGCTCTTGATAGAGTTGGATCAGTTAAAAAGTGTGCTTCGTCGAACTCGTGTTAAAAGCGGGGAGTGTCGTCTGGAGAACAGCGCAGAACACAGCTGGCATGTTGCTCTAATGGCGGTATTGATGGAAGAGCATGCTAATTTTCCTGTTGATATTGGCCGTGTCATGAAAATGTTGTTGATCCACGATGTTGTCGAGATCGACGCGGGCGACACCTTTGTTTATGATACCGTGGCTTCAAAAGAGCAGGCGGAGAAAGAAATCAAAGCCGCTGAACGTTTGTTTGGCATGTTGCCAAGCGAACAAGGCAAAGAGTTATTGGCATTGTGGCATGAGTTCGAAGCCGCGCGGACCGATGACGCAAAGTATGCAAAAGCGCTCGACCGTTTAATACCAATGCTTCTGAACTATCATAATAGCGGTCAAAGTTGGCAAGAGCATGGTGTAACGCGAGAACAAGCGCTTACTATTAATAAAAGAATTGAATTTGGCTCTGTCACTTTGTGGGACAAAGCGAAAGAAATGATTGAAGATGCCACCGATAAAGGTTGGCTGAAGTCGTAA
- a CDS encoding DUF2947 domain-containing protein, whose protein sequence is MSYLPLDEYQRKWIFTHQSMPVPAEDRAHIKPMSQARSAQFWKENISAQSPDMDRLSSQDWPMKESNWSDTADWMAAWESDEPEMPAEVEAHIDWQDDVTVYFCYEKYNVIETKWSIFKKHWKNFLFYDDGPMLIGRRRSQALWFDSKGNVKLGERH, encoded by the coding sequence ATGTCTTATTTGCCTTTGGACGAATACCAAAGAAAATGGATTTTTACTCACCAGTCGATGCCGGTACCGGCAGAAGATCGAGCGCATATAAAGCCGATGAGTCAGGCTCGATCCGCTCAGTTCTGGAAAGAGAATATTAGTGCACAAAGCCCTGATATGGATCGCTTGAGTTCTCAAGATTGGCCGATGAAAGAGTCCAACTGGTCAGACACTGCCGATTGGATGGCCGCATGGGAATCGGATGAACCAGAAATGCCTGCGGAAGTGGAAGCGCATATTGATTGGCAAGACGATGTGACCGTTTATTTCTGTTACGAAAAATACAACGTCATTGAAACCAAGTGGTCGATTTTCAAAAAGCACTGGAAGAACTTCCTGTTCTATGATGATGGCCCTATGTTAATTGGCCGCCGTCGCTCACAAGCACTTTGGTTTGACTCAAAAGGCAACGTGAAACTGGGCGAACGCCACTGA
- a CDS encoding integron integrase — MKSLFLLSVKEHMLLRHYSNKTIESYLFWIKRYIAFHQFAHPSKLSEEDVVQYLSHLAVKDKVAVKTQALALSAIVFLYRDFFQTPLSLDMQFQKSLTERKLPVVLTRDEIRRFIQHIDPKYKLHTLLLYGSGLRLMECLRLRIQDIDYDYGAIRVWQGKGGKNRTVTLAKELYSPLKAQVDLARNYYQKDCHLPGYAGVYISDGLQRKYPNSQLDFNWHFLFPSAKLSVDRETGELRRHHINESVIQRAVKRSALDAGIEKSVTCHTLRHSFATHLLESGADIRTVQEQLGHSDVKTTQIYTHVIERGASGVLSPLSSL; from the coding sequence ATGAAATCCTTATTTTTACTTAGTGTAAAAGAACATATGCTACTGCGTCATTATTCAAATAAAACTATCGAAAGCTATCTATTTTGGATCAAGCGTTATATAGCTTTTCATCAATTTGCACACCCATCTAAGTTATCAGAAGAGGACGTGGTTCAATATCTTAGCCACCTAGCAGTCAAAGATAAAGTTGCTGTAAAAACCCAAGCGTTAGCTCTTAGTGCGATTGTATTTTTATACCGAGATTTCTTCCAGACGCCTCTCTCACTAGATATGCAATTTCAAAAATCACTTACGGAGAGAAAACTGCCAGTCGTATTAACACGAGATGAGATCCGTAGATTTATTCAACATATCGATCCAAAATACAAGCTGCACACACTTCTGCTCTATGGTTCCGGGCTTCGACTGATGGAGTGCTTAAGGTTAAGAATTCAAGACATAGACTATGATTATGGTGCGATTCGTGTGTGGCAAGGTAAAGGCGGAAAGAACCGCACAGTCACATTGGCCAAAGAGCTTTATTCTCCTCTAAAAGCGCAAGTGGATCTTGCGAGAAATTATTACCAAAAGGATTGTCATTTGCCCGGCTATGCAGGAGTTTATATTTCAGACGGTCTACAACGAAAATACCCGAATTCGCAGTTGGACTTTAACTGGCATTTTCTTTTTCCATCCGCAAAGCTAAGCGTTGATAGGGAAACGGGTGAGTTACGCAGGCACCATATAAATGAGAGTGTGATACAAAGAGCAGTTAAGCGTTCAGCTCTGGATGCTGGTATTGAAAAGTCTGTAACCTGTCACACATTAAGACATAGTTTTGCAACGCATCTACTGGAGTCTGGCGCTGATATCAGAACAGTTCAGGAGCAGTTAGGCCACTCGGATGTCAAAACCACACAAATCTACACCCATGTCATAGAAAGAGGAGCGAGTGGCGTTCTTAGCCCTCTTTCCAGTCTTTGA